Part of the Methylophaga nitratireducenticrescens genome is shown below.
GATAGACAACCTTGCCACGTTTCAGATTGCGCCGGTTTGCCTCCGCCAGCACAGCACCGCCACCGGTGGCCATTACAATATTATCCATTGCGCTAAGCTCAGCAATTATTTTCTGCTCGCGCTCCCTGAAGCCCTCTTCACCTTCCATCTCGAAAATCCAGGATATGGATACGCCAGTGCGTTTTTCAATCTCACGATCACTATCAAAAAACTTGCGATGTAGCTTTTTGGCAAGCTGTCGACCAATGGTAGACTTTCCAGACCCCATTGGCCCCACCAGAAATATATTACCTGAAATCACGTGGTTAATGGCTCAACTGTTTATCGTAAAAAAAACCGGATCAACAGACTATTCGTCGATCCGGTTTTTTATCTTAACTGAAAAAGCTGAATTTAATAATCCATGCCTTCCTTAATAATTTTTGGTGTAACAAATACCAGCAGTTCACGTTGGCGATCTTCATTTAAATTGGTTTTGAAGAGAAAGCCAACATAAGGCAAATCACCAAAGAACGGGACGCGTGTGGAAGACTGTGTCGAGGTTTGTTCATAGATCCCCCCCAGCACAACCGTTTCGCCGTTATCTACCAATACCTGGGTACGAACGCTACGGGTATCAATACTTGGCACATTGAGAAAAATCTCACCCACTTCATCTTTATTAACCTCCAGATCCATAACAATACGATCATCTGGCGTAATCTGTGGAGTCACATCCAATTTTAACAGAGCCTCTTTGAACGAAACCGAGGTTGCACCGCTTGACGAGGCTTCCTGATAGGGAATTTCGGTACCTTGTTCAATGGTTGCCTGCTTTTGATTCGACGTAATAACTCGTGGGCTGGAAATAATCTCACCCTTACCTTCTTCCTGCATTGCAGAAAGCTCTAACTGCAAAATTGTTCCTAACGGTAATTTTGCCAAAGCTAAACCTATTGAACCAGCGGGGTTTGCAACGGGTAAATTTACATTCAAACCCTGATTAGTGTTAATTGCACTTTGAGACGGGCCTCCTATATTTCCAGAAGTAGATAGCTCTGAGCCATTATTTGAAATATCACCCAGCGTCCCGGAAACAGCTCCATTATTTATCAAGCTACCATTAGAATTTGAAGCAGAGGAGGCTCCAAAACGTACTCCTAGCTCTTTGGTAAAGTCATTATTGGCAATAACAATCCGTGATTCAATCAACACCTGCCGTACCGGTATATCAAGCTTTTCGATTAACTTGCGTACATCGGCCAGATTATCGGCCGTATCACGAAGCAATAAAGAGTTTGTCCGTTGGTCAACCACCACACTACCACGCTCAGAAAGAAATCCTCCAGCGCTGCTTCCTGCTGTTGACTGACCCTGGGTTGTCGTTAGAATCTCCGCCATCTCCGAGGCTTTTGCAAAGTTGACTTCAAATATCTCGGAATAAAGGGGCTCCAACTCAACCAGCTGCCGTCTTGCTTCAAGCTCCTGTTTTTCGCGAGCGGCAATTTCTGCTGCTGGGGCAATCAGCATGACATTACCATTTTGACGCATACCCAGACCCTTGGTTTTCAGGATAATGTCCAGCGCCTGATCCCAGGGTACATTTTTCAAACGTAACGTTAAGTTGCCGGTCACTGTGTCACTGGTCACCAGATTCATCCCGTTAAAATCAGCCAGCAGCTGTAAAACAGCCCGAACTTCAATATTCTGGAAGTTCAGCGACAGTTTTTCGCCTTCAAAGCCAAATTCACTTTCCGCAGAATCAGCTGCATTTTGTTCCACAACGGGTTTCACTTCTACCACCAGCATATCACCAGACTGATACGCCAGGTGTTCAAACTTGCCGTTGGTGGTTAATATCAGGCGGGTTCCGTCAGATGTCTGAATACTGTCAATCATGTTTACCGGTGTAGCAAAATCCATTACATCCAATCTACGTTGTAAATTGTCAGGTAAACTGACGCCAGGTAAGTCGACGACTAAATCACCTCGTTCCCGTCGAACATCCAATGAAGTATTCTCATTTTGCAAAGCCACCATCAGCTTGGCTTCGCCCTGCTCACCACGTCGGAAATCGATATCGGTAACGGCGTTTCCACCACTTGAAGCTTTAGCCGGTGTCCCTGTGCCAATGGCAGATGCTACTGAAGTGTTGTCATTCAGCATGACTTTGACCACATTACCCTCAACCTCAACCTGATAGGGTAATTTGCGTAATAAATTGATAACCATCCGGGTCCGCTCACCCGCTTCAACCGTTGCAATACTGCGGGTTTGTCCACTGTTTATCTGCTTGGTTGTTTCACTTAATTTGTTACTGATACCTCTAAAGTCAAGCACAATCCGGGCGGGATCATCAGTAGCAAAACTTTCAGGTGTCTCTACTGCTTCAGAAAACGTCAGCGTCACAACCCCTCTGTCTCCAGAAAGAGTTGAATAATCGAGTGATTGCAGTTCATTTGCATAAGCAAAACTGCTGATGAGCAATAATGAAAGCAAACCCAGGCGAAAACGCCATCGCTCCAATAGTTTGTTATCGGTGTTGGTCATGACTTGTCGCCGTGTGATTGTCATTCCGTATTTACGCATCATGTTGTGGCCCTTAATTTATCTCTACGACGGGTACTGTCGTCTCACGCTCGTTATAGCCGTTTCCTTCAGGAACGATTTCTTTCAGTGTCAGTTGTGTTTCACTGATCGCAACAATCTGGCCATGGTTCAACCCCATGTAATTACCAATCTGTACACGATGTATCGTACTGTCTGGAGCCCGTATTAATGCCCATAAGCTTTCCTGTTCCAGAGTACCGACATATTGCAAATCACCCAGCGGATAATTTTCCAGAATTTCCTTCATCCGGTTTTCATTTGGCTGAATGCCATTATCAACCACTTGCTCCGGTTCCGGTTCGGGAACATCAATAACGGTTGGAACAAATGGATCACGTAACTCAGCAGCGGCATAACTGAATTTTTCATAAGGCTTCATCACAGGAATCGGTGGAATATCGACAACCTGACGAGCTTTTACTTCAGCAACATAGGCTTGCAGATCATCTTTTGGTTGCGAACAGGCCACCAGCAGAAATGCCATGGAAAGCAGAATAAGCTTTTGAATTAATGAATGGCTAGATATGGATATGTTCATCATCAATTACCCTGCTCGTCAAAGTAACGATAGGTCTTGGCCGTAATATCCATGGTCATATTTCCATCGCTGGTTAATGGACCCATTTTGAAATTATGCAGTGTCACAATACGGGGTAATGCCGCTATCCCACTAATAAACTCAGCAAATTGATGATATGAGCCTGTCACGCGCATAGTGATAGGCAATTCAATATAAAAATCAATCGGCCGTTCTTCTTCGGGCTTGAATAGTTCAAACTCCAGTCCATTTACCAAGCCAGTTCTGGAAATATCAACCAGCAGATCAGCCACTTCACTTTTCCGGGGTAATTGTTGCAACATCGAAGCAAATGACAACTCCATTTCTTTCATCTGCTCTTTGTAAGCTTCCAGATTTACCGCTTTGCTCTGTTTTATTTCAAAGCTGGTACGCAACTCCGTTTCTGCTTGCTCAAGCTGTGCCAATTCAGCCCGTTTATCTTTAATTATGAAGTAGTAACCACCACCCCAAATTACTGCGCAGATTAGTATTGCGGCAACAATTTTTCCTATCAGCGGCCATTCACCACTTTCATTGAAATCAATATCATTGACTGATGGGATATCCACGACTATTGCTCCTCATCCGTTTGCGGTTTGGACTCGGTGACTTCCAAAGTAAATTGACGAATGGCATCATCTCGGGAGGAGGTACGCTGAACAACACGAAGTTTTGATTCCGTAAACTCCGGATCTTTATCGAGTTGATTCATGAATACTGATACCCTGGCATTGGTTTGCGCAACTCCTTGCACAATCAATTTATCGCCTTCACGGCTTAAAACTTGAAGGTGAATTCCTTCCGGAACCGTTCTCACTAACGAATCGAACACTTTTACAACTTTAGGCCGGCTTTGTTGTAAATCCTGGATAACCTGCATTCTGGCTAATAATCGATCTCGCTGTTTCTCCAAATCCTGGATTTCTTTAATTTGACTATCGACTAGGGCTATTTCTTGCTGCAGGTAGGCATTACGTTGATTTTGTTCATTAACAAGACCGTTGATATGTGAAGTAAATAAAATAAAGACCATAATGGCAAAAGCTAAAGTCAGTCCCATCGCTATATAGAACTGCTGTTGCTTTTCCTGACGTTTTTCTTCACGCCAGGGTAGAAGGTTAATATGTGCCATTAGTCGAAACTCCTCATGGCCAGCCCACAAGCAATCATCATCGAGGGGGCATCGTTACTGAGCGCCTGAACCTTGACTCTAGCGCCCAAGGCCATGTCGGTGAATGGATTGGCAATAGATGTTGAGGTACCAGTTTCTACCTCAACAACCTTATCTACTCCCTCAATCGAGGCACAACCACCAGCAAGGATAATATGATCAATTGATTGGTACTGGCTTGATGCTGAAAAGAAGAACTGCAGGGCTCGAGTGATGGTTACTGCCATGGAACGTTTGAAAGGCTCCAGTACCTTTGGTTCATAATCGTCAGGCAAGCTCTTATCTTTTTTGGCACGGCCTGCTTCCTGATAAGACATTCCATAATAGCGCTCAATGTCTTCGGTCAGCATTCGGCCGCCAAAAGTCTGCTCTCTGGTAAAAACAATTTTGCCGTTTACCAGAACATGTAACGTCGTTAAATTAGCTCCGATATCTGCAACAGCAACGGTTAAACCATTACCTTGATTGGGTAGTTGTCTGGCGATTAGAGAAAAAGCATTTTCGACAGTATAGGCTTCCACATCGACCAGTCTCGGTTTGAGTCCGGCTTTTTCCAGCACACTGGTACGAGCATCGACATTTTCGCGGCGGGAAGCGGCTAATAAAACATCTACGGCATCGGCATCAGCGGCAGATGGACCTAAAACCTCAAAGTCAAGTCGGACTTCATCAAGTGGATAGGGAATATAATTTTCTGCTTCCAACATTACATTTTCTTCCATATCACGTTCTGAAATGGAAGATGGAAAAGAAACAACTTTAGTAATGGCTGAATTCGCTGAAACCGCGACAGAAGCATCTCGAGATTTCGTCCCAGAACGTTTCACTGCACGCTTTATCGCACCAGCAACTTCATCACTGTTTTCGATGCGACCTTCTACCACCGCATTTACCGGAAGAGGTTCCACCGCATAGGATTCAACCGTATAACGATCGCCGCGCTTATTAAGCTCCAACAGCTTTACTACTGAAGAGCTGATATCTATCCCTAGTAAAGGGGATTTCTTACGTCCAAACATGCATCGCCCCAATTCCATCGAAATGATGTGTGTAGCACACTTACCTTTGCAACTTAAAGTAGTTTATTAACTATTGTCAGGATGTCAACAACTAAAAATATGATATTTTCCTGAAAAGTCATTAACTGGCTTTATTAGTGTGTTTATATATACTCTACGGTTTTATTTTTTGCGAACGAAAAAATCCAATGTCGCGACTTGTGTCACGCCTTTTAAAATGGGGCTTTAGCTTTTTTGTAGCCGGTCTACTGTTTATCGCTGTAGTCTATCTATTTTTATCACCTAAACTTCCGAGTCCGGAATCACTACGCTCGGTTC
Proteins encoded:
- the aroK gene encoding shikimate kinase AroK, which produces MISGNIFLVGPMGSGKSTIGRQLAKKLHRKFFDSDREIEKRTGVSISWIFEMEGEEGFREREQKIIAELSAMDNIVMATGGGAVLAEANRRNLKRGKVVYLAATAEQLYRRTSRDTSRPLLQVGDRRQQIKQLMAQRDPLYRQVADVVLQTGDQSVTRTVNAVIKQLQQLKIKET
- the pilQ gene encoding type IV pilus secretin PilQ; the encoded protein is MMRKYGMTITRRQVMTNTDNKLLERWRFRLGLLSLLLISSFAYANELQSLDYSTLSGDRGVVTLTFSEAVETPESFATDDPARIVLDFRGISNKLSETTKQINSGQTRSIATVEAGERTRMVINLLRKLPYQVEVEGNVVKVMLNDNTSVASAIGTGTPAKASSGGNAVTDIDFRRGEQGEAKLMVALQNENTSLDVRRERGDLVVDLPGVSLPDNLQRRLDVMDFATPVNMIDSIQTSDGTRLILTTNGKFEHLAYQSGDMLVVEVKPVVEQNAADSAESEFGFEGEKLSLNFQNIEVRAVLQLLADFNGMNLVTSDTVTGNLTLRLKNVPWDQALDIILKTKGLGMRQNGNVMLIAPAAEIAAREKQELEARRQLVELEPLYSEIFEVNFAKASEMAEILTTTQGQSTAGSSAGGFLSERGSVVVDQRTNSLLLRDTADNLADVRKLIEKLDIPVRQVLIESRIVIANNDFTKELGVRFGASSASNSNGSLINNGAVSGTLGDISNNGSELSTSGNIGGPSQSAINTNQGLNVNLPVANPAGSIGLALAKLPLGTILQLELSAMQEEGKGEIISSPRVITSNQKQATIEQGTEIPYQEASSSGATSVSFKEALLKLDVTPQITPDDRIVMDLEVNKDEVGEIFLNVPSIDTRSVRTQVLVDNGETVVLGGIYEQTSTQSSTRVPFFGDLPYVGFLFKTNLNEDRQRELLVFVTPKIIKEGMDY
- a CDS encoding pilus assembly protein PilP; translated protein: MMNISISSHSLIQKLILLSMAFLLVACSQPKDDLQAYVAEVKARQVVDIPPIPVMKPYEKFSYAAAELRDPFVPTVIDVPEPEPEQVVDNGIQPNENRMKEILENYPLGDLQYVGTLEQESLWALIRAPDSTIHRVQIGNYMGLNHGQIVAISETQLTLKEIVPEGNGYNERETTVPVVEIN
- a CDS encoding type IV pilus inner membrane component PilO produces the protein MDIPSVNDIDFNESGEWPLIGKIVAAILICAVIWGGGYYFIIKDKRAELAQLEQAETELRTSFEIKQSKAVNLEAYKEQMKEMELSFASMLQQLPRKSEVADLLVDISRTGLVNGLEFELFKPEEERPIDFYIELPITMRVTGSYHQFAEFISGIAALPRIVTLHNFKMGPLTSDGNMTMDITAKTYRYFDEQGN
- a CDS encoding PilN domain-containing protein; the protein is MAHINLLPWREEKRQEKQQQFYIAMGLTLAFAIMVFILFTSHINGLVNEQNQRNAYLQQEIALVDSQIKEIQDLEKQRDRLLARMQVIQDLQQSRPKVVKVFDSLVRTVPEGIHLQVLSREGDKLIVQGVAQTNARVSVFMNQLDKDPEFTESKLRVVQRTSSRDDAIRQFTLEVTESKPQTDEEQ
- a CDS encoding pilus assembly protein PilM, which encodes MFGRKKSPLLGIDISSSVVKLLELNKRGDRYTVESYAVEPLPVNAVVEGRIENSDEVAGAIKRAVKRSGTKSRDASVAVSANSAITKVVSFPSSISERDMEENVMLEAENYIPYPLDEVRLDFEVLGPSAADADAVDVLLAASRRENVDARTSVLEKAGLKPRLVDVEAYTVENAFSLIARQLPNQGNGLTVAVADIGANLTTLHVLVNGKIVFTREQTFGGRMLTEDIERYYGMSYQEAGRAKKDKSLPDDYEPKVLEPFKRSMAVTITRALQFFFSASSQYQSIDHIILAGGCASIEGVDKVVEVETGTSTSIANPFTDMALGARVKVQALSNDAPSMMIACGLAMRSFD